In a genomic window of Deltaproteobacteria bacterium:
- a CDS encoding TlyA family RNA methyltransferase: MLVIAHKKIRADQLLVHQGLAPTRTKAQNLVMSGAVFCGTQKIEKPSQLFWPETELILKGKDHPYVSRGGVKLKGAIDHFKIAVKDKVCLDVGASTGGFTDCLLKEGAKKVYAVDVGYGQLDWSLRNDPRVVVIERTNFRNFDPNILSDPIDLVTVDVSFISLTKIIPKILEVFVFQERVMSAGGSRTSRSRAPSRRGREREDPQTAGPVPEVIALIKPQFEVGKKFVGKGGIVKDKAKQKECVEKISEFFRERGLKILGALPSPILGQDGNQEFLLIATLSH; encoded by the coding sequence ATCCTTGTGATCGCCCATAAAAAAATCCGCGCGGATCAACTCTTAGTCCACCAAGGTCTCGCCCCAACCCGCACCAAAGCCCAAAATCTCGTCATGAGCGGCGCCGTCTTTTGCGGGACGCAAAAAATTGAAAAACCGTCGCAGTTATTTTGGCCTGAAACCGAATTGATCCTTAAGGGAAAAGACCACCCTTATGTGAGCCGAGGCGGCGTCAAGCTGAAGGGGGCGATTGATCATTTTAAAATCGCCGTGAAAGACAAGGTCTGCCTCGATGTCGGCGCCTCGACGGGGGGTTTTACCGATTGCCTGCTGAAGGAAGGGGCCAAAAAAGTTTACGCGGTGGATGTCGGGTACGGTCAGCTCGATTGGAGTTTGCGAAACGACCCGCGGGTCGTGGTGATTGAGCGGACGAATTTTCGGAATTTCGACCCGAACATTTTGTCCGATCCGATTGATCTGGTCACGGTTGATGTCTCCTTTATTTCACTGACAAAGATTATTCCGAAGATTCTTGAGGTATTCGTTTTTCAGGAACGGGTGATGTCTGCGGGAGGCTCCCGAACGAGCCGCAGTCGTGCTCCTTCACGACGAGGACGAGAGAGGGAGGACCCGCAGACGGCAGGACCCGTTCCTGAAGTGATCGCCCTCATCAAACCCCAGTTTGAAGTCGGAAAAAAATTCGTCGGTAAGGGGGGAATTGTAAAGGATAAGGCCAAACAGAAAGAGTGTGTGGAGAAAATTTCCGAATTTTTCCGGGAGAGGGGGCTTAAAATCCTCGGCGCCCTCCCCTCCCCCATCCTTGGACAAGACGGAAATCAGGAATTTTTGCTGATCGCGACTCTATCGCACTAA
- a CDS encoding RidA family protein → MDFEKQITDLKLAIPSLSPPIGSYVPAVKTGNLVYTSGQLPLSDGRLLFKGRVGKEVSLENAQRSAKAALINALAAIKWLIGDLNRIKKIIRLNGHVNSAIGFLDQPKVLNAASELLLQIFGDAVGSHSRAAIGVLELPMGACIELDLIVEIK, encoded by the coding sequence ATGGACTTTGAAAAACAAATCACCGATCTTAAGCTCGCCATCCCTTCCCTCTCGCCGCCGATCGGCAGTTATGTCCCCGCCGTCAAAACCGGAAATCTTGTTTACACCTCCGGCCAGCTCCCCTTGTCCGACGGACGCCTCCTCTTTAAGGGGCGCGTGGGAAAAGAAGTGAGTCTGGAAAACGCCCAGCGGTCGGCCAAGGCGGCGCTCATCAATGCGCTGGCGGCCATCAAGTGGCTGATCGGCGATTTAAACCGGATTAAAAAAATTATCCGCTTAAACGGCCATGTCAATTCGGCCATCGGTTTTTTGGACCAGCCAAAGGTTTTGAACGCCGCCTCGGAGCTTCTTTTGCAGATTTTCGGCGACGCTGTCGGTTCTCACTCCCGCGCCGCCATCGGCGTTTTGGAACTCCCGATGGGGGCGTGTATTGAATTGGATTTGATTGTGGAGATCAAATAA
- a CDS encoding type II toxin-antitoxin system Phd/YefM family antitoxin, with protein sequence MFEFHDDRLGQVKVINVTEARSSIASIMADKDSNYVITKNNKPIRVIVSYDFYRQIQKNTATASSRSQRPSESRDPVKGLLQTQTEELKKQFAVAAQGIMPQSDMTQKRLEYLLGSPPRGFTPKAPTPVAPPSVPRPAMPEPAPEGSLTQSLPEMPLTPLYEEGVSPVEPEFISSENWNNIPEPPPSDEGVEEEGSAGDGDREKRTAEHESADRVPEEAPVELSARTPPPRGDYFDTYRKLYETPHYQPLFRGEEPPPERAPAAEEAAPEQTSTQSSLPVIERLIEKAYTIPATEQRPSSNLPSIQDLLSEIDGISLSGDEGDKIAVGGKG encoded by the coding sequence ATGTTTGAATTCCATGATGACCGACTGGGCCAAGTCAAGGTGATCAATGTTACCGAGGCGCGCTCCTCCATTGCCTCGATTATGGCGGATAAAGATTCTAACTATGTTATCACCAAAAACAATAAGCCGATCCGAGTGATTGTGAGTTACGATTTCTATCGGCAAATCCAAAAAAACACAGCCACGGCCTCTTCCCGCTCTCAAAGGCCATCGGAGTCACGGGACCCGGTGAAAGGTCTTTTGCAGACACAGACCGAGGAATTAAAAAAACAGTTTGCGGTAGCGGCACAAGGGATCATGCCCCAGTCGGATATGACGCAGAAGAGGCTCGAATACCTTTTGGGTTCGCCCCCCCGCGGTTTCACTCCCAAGGCCCCGACCCCTGTGGCGCCCCCTTCCGTCCCCAGGCCTGCCATGCCGGAGCCTGCTCCGGAAGGGTCGTTGACCCAAAGTTTGCCTGAAATGCCGTTGACTCCTCTTTATGAGGAGGGTGTTTCCCCTGTTGAACCGGAGTTCATATCGTCGGAGAACTGGAACAATATTCCTGAACCTCCCCCCTCTGATGAAGGGGTTGAGGAGGAAGGTTCGGCTGGTGATGGCGATCGTGAAAAGCGGACGGCGGAACACGAGTCTGCCGACAGAGTCCCCGAAGAGGCCCCCGTGGAGCTTTCCGCCCGAACCCCGCCGCCGCGTGGCGACTATTTTGACACTTATCGAAAGCTTTACGAAACGCCGCACTACCAGCCCCTTTTTCGGGGAGAAGAGCCGCCGCCCGAACGAGCGCCAGCCGCCGAAGAGGCGGCTCCGGAGCAAACCTCAACCCAATCTTCTCTCCCGGTCATCGAGCGGCTTATCGAAAAGGCTTATACAATACCGGCCACCGAACAACGGCCTTCATCGAATCTCCCCTCTATTCAGGATCTCCTCTCCGAGATCGATGGGATTTCTCTTTCGGGTGACGAAGGGGACAAAATCGCCGTCGGAGGCAAGGGATAA